One Scleropages formosus chromosome 8, fSclFor1.1, whole genome shotgun sequence DNA window includes the following coding sequences:
- the eve1 gene encoding even-skipped-like1 → MLADGRDSAFVTISEAEATPERERSCLSTSRGSGLDQSRRHRTAFTREQLFRLEKEYSKESYVSRPRRCELAAALNLPETTIKVWFQNRRMKDKRQRQTLAWPHPLDPNVYAYVMSQAVATLPHPLLPHFPLNLYQGLRGGSVAHSHFADSPRPPDPFHLVPSPYPRRELLGSLPQTPLYPHRLRDAAPLNLPLCYLFPMGAGPSSQSQRGGGS, encoded by the exons ATGC TGGCAGATGGCAGAGATTCAGCCTTTGTCACCATCTCTGAAGCTGAGGCCACACCTGAGAGGGAGAGGTCTTGCCTCTCCACCTCCAGAGGGAGCGGCCTGGACCAGAGCCGACGGCATCGGACGGCCTTCACCCGGGAGCAGCTGTTCCGCCTGGAAAAGGAGTACAGCAAGGAAAGCTACGTGTCCAGGCCCAGGAGATGCGAGCTGGCTGCAGCGCTCAACCTTCCGGAGACCACCATTAAA GTGTGGTTCCAAAATAGACGGATGAAGGACAAGCGTCAAAGACAAACTCTGGCCTGGCCCCACCCACTGGATCCCAATGTGTACGCTTATGTGATGAGCCAGGCTGTGGCCACCCTGCCTCATCCCCTTTTACCCCACTTTCCACTGAACCTCTATCAAGGGCTACGCGGGGGCTCGGTGGCGCATAGCCATTTCGCCGACTCACCGAGGCCTCCAGACCCCTTTCACCTGGTTCCCTCCCCGTATCCTCGGCGCGAACTGCTCGGTAGCCTCCCGCAGACCCCCCTCTACCCCCATCGCCTACGTGATGCGGCACCGCTCAACTTGCCCCTGTGCTACCTGTTTCCGATGGGAGCCGGACCGTCGTCGCAAAGTCAAAGGGGAGGTGGTTCTTAG